Proteins found in one Quercus robur chromosome 2, dhQueRobu3.1, whole genome shotgun sequence genomic segment:
- the LOC126715135 gene encoding MDIS1-interacting receptor like kinase 2-like isoform X3, which yields MAPSVSISILVLALWVLCIFTHSTTMVVAAKSSALELEAKALLESGWWSSKYTTNGSSLSHCEWPGIYCNVDRSVVWIYMINVYLGDKFRKFNFSSFPNLEDLDLYNTGLQGSIPPEIGTISKLKDLYLPANNLTGNLPLWLANLTQLETFDISSNLISGSIPKELGNLKNLRDLDLSANAFSGEFPLSLANLTQLERFNISSNLISGSIPKEFGNLKNLSTLDLSNNTLTGPIPFTIGHFTNLRTLSLAWNQISGSIPAEIANCISLNNLTLSHNYLTGTISFDMSNLYLLVYLDLSYNNLSGFIPRTINHLTVLETLSLNWNQINGSIPTEIIDCQSLRHLSLSHNSLSGYIPSHISDLHFLNAIDLSHNNISGDIPFELGDSPSLELLDFSYNNLTGNIPNISVSIKEINFSYNSLHGQIPNGYLNCSPYTFIGNKDLCGDIKGFPPCFPSSPNNNKSIVHLIKIVAPLSFFLVVLLVGFFFLSRRGDKKTKYESSETKNGDLFSIWNYDGKIAYEDIIEATKDFDISCCIGTGGYGSVYKAQLPSGKVVAIKKLHRLEAENPTFDKSFKNEVKMLVAIRHRNIVKLLGYCLHNRCMFLIYEYMERGSLFSVLSNDVEAVEFDWMKRMNVIKSIAHALCYMHHECVPAIVHRDITSNNILLNSELEGFVSDFGMAKFLDPDSSNQTLVAGTYGYLAPELAYTMVVTEKCDVYSFGVVALEILMGRHPGELMTSFSTSQSVMLNEILDQRLPPPNRLVAKDVFLIAAISFACLHTKPKSRPTMKWVSQEFLSHKKPVTNPLHSVSLWQLRNQENYTIGES from the exons ATGGCTCCCTCTGTCTCCATTTCCATTCTGGTATTAGCATTATGGGTTCTTTGTATATTCACGCACTCCACAACTATGGTTGTTGCAGCTAAGTCATCAGCGCTAGAACTAGAAGCCAAGGCTCTGCTGGAGAGTGGGTGGTGGAGTAGTAAATACACCACCAACGGTTCCTCCTTAAGTCATTGCGAGTGGCCTGGAATCTATTGCAATGTTGACAGAAGCGTCGTATGGATTTACATGATCAACGTCTATCTGGGAGATAAGTTTCGAAAATTCAACTTCTCATCCTTCCCAAATTTAGAAGATCTTGATCTTTATAATACTGGACTCCAAGGAAGCATCCCGCCAGAGATTGGTACTATTTCTAAACTCAAAGACCTTTATCTACCTGCGAATAATCTCACAGGTAATTTGCCTCTTTGGCTTGCCAACCTCACTCAGTTAGAGACATTTGACATTTCTTCTAACCTAATTAGTGGGTCCATTCCTAAAGAATTAGGAAATTTAAAGAATCTTCGAGATTTAGATCTAAGTGCAAATGCTTTCAGTGGTGAGTTTCCTCTTTCGCTTGCCAACCTCACTCAGTTAGAGAGATTTAACATTTCTTCTAACCTAATTAGTGGGTCCATTCCTAAAGAATTTGGAAATTTAAAGAATCTTTCTACTTTAGATTTGAGTAATAACACACTCACCGGGCCAATCCCTTTCACAATTGGTCATTTTACTAACTTGAGAACTTTGTCCCTTGCTTGGAACCAAATTAGTGGCTCCATCCCTGCAGAAATAGCTAATTGCATTTCGTTGAACAACTTAACTCTAAGCCACAACTACTTAACAGGAACCATTTCCTTTGACATGAGTAAcctttatttgttagtatatttaGATCTCAGCTATAATAACCTTAGTGGTTTCATTCCCCGAACTATCAATCATTTAACTGTTTTGGAAACTCTGTCCCTCAATTGGAATCAAATCAATGGCTCCATCCCCACTGAAATAATTGATTGCCAGAGCTTGAGACACTTGTCATTAAGCCACAACTCCTTAAGTGGTTACATTCCCTCTCACATTAGTGATCTTCATTTCTTAAATGCTATTGACCTAAGTCATAACAACATCAGCGGAGATATTCCATTTGAACTTGGGGATTCACCATCTTTAGAGCTCTTGGATTTTAGCTACAATAATCTTACCGGTAACATTCCCAATATTTCTGtttcaataaaagaaataaactttTCATACAATTCGTTGCATGGTCAGATCCCAAATGGCTACTTAAATTGTTCACCTTACACATTTATTGGCAACAAAGATTTATGTGGTGACATCAAAGGTTTCCCTCCTTGCTTTCCATCTTCCCCAAACAATAACAAATCAATTGTCCACCTAATAAAAATTGTTGCTCCCCTCAGCTTTTTCCTTGTGGTTTTacttgttgggttttttttcctctctcgaCGTGGGGATAAGAAAACTAAATATGAGTCAAGTGAAACAAAGAATGGTGACTTATTTTCAATATGGAATTATGATGGAAAAATTGCATATGAAGACATCATCGAAGCAACAAAGGACTTTGACATTAGCTGCTGCATCGGGACAGGCGGTTATGGTAGTGTTTACAAAGCACAATTGCCTAGTGGTAAAGTAGTTGCCATAAAGAAACTTCATCGCTTGGAGGCTGAGAACCCAACATTTGACAAGAGTTTCAAAAATGAGGTCAAAATGTTAGTAGCAATCCGACATCGAAATATTGTTAAACTTCTTGGCTACTGTTTGCATAATCGATGCATGTTTTTAATCTATGAGTATATGGAAAGGGGAAGCTTGTTTTCTGTCCTAAGCAATGATGTTGAGGCTGTGGAATTTGATTGGATGAAGAGGATGAACGTCATCAAAAGTATAGCACATGCCTTATGTTACATGCATCATGAATGCGTTCCGGCAATTGTTCATCGAGATATAACCAGCAACAATATATTGTTGAACTCTGAATTGGAGGGTTTTGTCTCTGATTTTGGCATGGCTAAATTTCTTGATCCTGATTCCTCCAATCAAACTTTAGTTGCTGGGACTTATGGTTATCTTGCTCcag AATTGGCCTATACTATGGTGGTGACTGAAAAATGTGATGTTTATAGCTTTGGAGTGGTGGCATTAGAAATATTAATGGGAAGACATCCAGGCGAGCTCATGACATCGTTTTCAACATCACAAAGTGTGATGTTAAATGAAATATTAGACCAACGTCTCCCACCTCCAAACCGTTTAGTTGCAAAGGATGTTTTTCTTATTGCTGCAATTTCATTTGCTTGCTTACACACTAAACCAAAGTCCAGGCCGACAATGAAATGGGTGTCCCAAGAATTTCTCTCTCACAAGAAACCGGTAACGAACCCCTTACATTCAGTTTCACTGTGGCAATTGAGGAACCAAGAAAATTATACGATTGGAGAGAGTTAA
- the LOC126715135 gene encoding MDIS1-interacting receptor like kinase 2-like isoform X1: MAPSVSISILVLALWVLCIFTHSTTMVVAAKSSALELEAKALLESGWWSSKYTTNGSSLSHCEWPGIYCNVDRSVVWIYMINVYLGDKFRKFNFSSFPNLEDLDLYNTGLQGSIPPEIGTISKLKDLYLPANNLTGNLPLWLANLTQLETFDISSNLISGSIPKELGNLKNLRDLDLSANAFSGEFPLSLANLTQLERFNISSNLISGSIPKEFGNLKNLSTLDLSNNTLTGPIPFTIGHFTNLRTLSLAWNQISGSIPAEIANCISLNNLTLSHNYLTGTISFDMSNLYLLVYLDLSYNNLSGFIPRTINHLTVLETLSLNWNQINGSIPTEIIDCQSLRHLSLSHNSLSGYIPSHISDLHFLNAIDLSHNNISGDIPFELGDSPSLELLDFSYNNLTGNIPNISVSIKEINFSYNSLHGQIPNGYLNCSPYTFIGNKDLCGDIKGFPPCFPSSPNNNKSIVHLIKIVAPLSFFLVVLLVGFFFLSRRGDKKTKYESSETKNGDLFSIWNYDGKIAYEDIIEATKDFDISCCIGTGGYGSVYKAQLPSGKVVAIKKLHRLEAENPTFDKSFKNEVKMLVAIRHRNIVKLLGYCLHNRCMFLIYEYMERGSLFSVLSNDVEAVEFDWMKRMNVIKSIAHALCYMHHECVPAIVHRDITSNNILLNSELEGFVSDFGMAKFLDPDSSNQTLVAGTYGYLAPELAYTMVVTEKCDVYSFGVVALEILMGRHPGELMTLLSSSQSVMLNEILDQRLPPPNRLVAKDVFFVAAISFACLHTKPLSRPTMKWVSQEFLSHKKPVTNPLHLVSLWQLRNQENYIIRESETQ, encoded by the exons ATGGCTCCCTCTGTCTCCATTTCCATTCTGGTATTAGCATTATGGGTTCTTTGTATATTCACGCACTCCACAACTATGGTTGTTGCAGCTAAGTCATCAGCGCTAGAACTAGAAGCCAAGGCTCTGCTGGAGAGTGGGTGGTGGAGTAGTAAATACACCACCAACGGTTCCTCCTTAAGTCATTGCGAGTGGCCTGGAATCTATTGCAATGTTGACAGAAGCGTCGTATGGATTTACATGATCAACGTCTATCTGGGAGATAAGTTTCGAAAATTCAACTTCTCATCCTTCCCAAATTTAGAAGATCTTGATCTTTATAATACTGGACTCCAAGGAAGCATCCCGCCAGAGATTGGTACTATTTCTAAACTCAAAGACCTTTATCTACCTGCGAATAATCTCACAGGTAATTTGCCTCTTTGGCTTGCCAACCTCACTCAGTTAGAGACATTTGACATTTCTTCTAACCTAATTAGTGGGTCCATTCCTAAAGAATTAGGAAATTTAAAGAATCTTCGAGATTTAGATCTAAGTGCAAATGCTTTCAGTGGTGAGTTTCCTCTTTCGCTTGCCAACCTCACTCAGTTAGAGAGATTTAACATTTCTTCTAACCTAATTAGTGGGTCCATTCCTAAAGAATTTGGAAATTTAAAGAATCTTTCTACTTTAGATTTGAGTAATAACACACTCACCGGGCCAATCCCTTTCACAATTGGTCATTTTACTAACTTGAGAACTTTGTCCCTTGCTTGGAACCAAATTAGTGGCTCCATCCCTGCAGAAATAGCTAATTGCATTTCGTTGAACAACTTAACTCTAAGCCACAACTACTTAACAGGAACCATTTCCTTTGACATGAGTAAcctttatttgttagtatatttaGATCTCAGCTATAATAACCTTAGTGGTTTCATTCCCCGAACTATCAATCATTTAACTGTTTTGGAAACTCTGTCCCTCAATTGGAATCAAATCAATGGCTCCATCCCCACTGAAATAATTGATTGCCAGAGCTTGAGACACTTGTCATTAAGCCACAACTCCTTAAGTGGTTACATTCCCTCTCACATTAGTGATCTTCATTTCTTAAATGCTATTGACCTAAGTCATAACAACATCAGCGGAGATATTCCATTTGAACTTGGGGATTCACCATCTTTAGAGCTCTTGGATTTTAGCTACAATAATCTTACCGGTAACATTCCCAATATTTCTGtttcaataaaagaaataaactttTCATACAATTCGTTGCATGGTCAGATCCCAAATGGCTACTTAAATTGTTCACCTTACACATTTATTGGCAACAAAGATTTATGTGGTGACATCAAAGGTTTCCCTCCTTGCTTTCCATCTTCCCCAAACAATAACAAATCAATTGTCCACCTAATAAAAATTGTTGCTCCCCTCAGCTTTTTCCTTGTGGTTTTacttgttgggttttttttcctctctcgaCGTGGGGATAAGAAAACTAAATATGAGTCAAGTGAAACAAAGAATGGTGACTTATTTTCAATATGGAATTATGATGGAAAAATTGCATATGAAGACATCATCGAAGCAACAAAGGACTTTGACATTAGCTGCTGCATCGGGACAGGCGGTTATGGTAGTGTTTACAAAGCACAATTGCCTAGTGGTAAAGTAGTTGCCATAAAGAAACTTCATCGCTTGGAGGCTGAGAACCCAACATTTGACAAGAGTTTCAAAAATGAGGTCAAAATGTTAGTAGCAATCCGACATCGAAATATTGTTAAACTTCTTGGCTACTGTTTGCATAATCGATGCATGTTTTTAATCTATGAGTATATGGAAAGGGGAAGCTTGTTTTCTGTCCTAAGCAATGATGTTGAGGCTGTGGAATTTGATTGGATGAAGAGGATGAACGTCATCAAAAGTATAGCACATGCCTTATGTTACATGCATCATGAATGCGTTCCGGCAATTGTTCATCGAGATATAACCAGCAACAATATATTGTTGAACTCTGAATTGGAGGGTTTTGTCTCTGATTTTGGCATGGCTAAATTTCTTGATCCTGATTCCTCCAATCAAACTTTAGTTGCTGGGACTTATGGTTATCTTGCTCcag AATTGGCCTATACTATGGTGGTGACTGAAAAATGTGACGTTTATAGCTTTGGAGTGGTGGCATTAGAAATATTAATGGGAAGACATCCAGGCGAGCTCATGACATTGTTATCATCATCTCAAAGTGTGATGTTAAATGAAATATTAGACCAACGTCTCCCACCTCCAAACCGTTTGGTTGCAAAGGatgttttttttgttgctgCAATTTCATTTGCTTGCTTACACACTAAACCATTGTCTAGGCCGACAATGAAATGGGTGTCCCAAGAATTTCTCTCTCACAAGAAACCAGTAACGAACCCCTTACATTTAGTTTCACTGTGGCAGTTGAGGAACcaagaaaattatataatcAGAGAGAGTGAAACTCAATAA
- the LOC126715135 gene encoding MDIS1-interacting receptor like kinase 2-like isoform X2, whose translation MAPSVSISILVLALWVLCIFTHSTTMVVAAKSSALELEAKALLESGWWSSKYTTNGSSLSHCEWPGIYCNVDRSVVWIYMINVYLGDKFRKFNFSSFPNLEDLDLYNTGLQGSIPPEIGTISKLKDLYLPANNLTGNLPLWLANLTQLETFDISSNLISGSIPKELGNLKNLRDLDLSANAFSGEFPLSLANLTQLERFNISSNLISGSIPKEFGNLKNLSTLDLSNNTLTGPIPFTIGHFTNLRTLSLAWNQISGSIPAEIANCISLNNLTLSHNYLTGTISFDMSNLYLLVYLDLSYNNLSGFIPRTINHLTVLETLSLNWNQINGSIPTEIIDCQSLRHLSLSHNSLSGYIPSHISDLHFLNAIDLSHNNISGDIPFELGDSPSLELLDFSYNNLTGNIPNISVSIKEINFSYNSLHGQIPNGYLNCSPYTFIGNKDLCGDIKGFPPCFPSSPNNNKSIVHLIKIVAPLSFFLVVLLVGFFFLSRRGDKKTKYESSETKNGDLFSIWNYDGKIAYEDIIEATKDFDISCCIGTGGYGSVYKAQLPSGKVVAIKKLHRLEAENPTFDKSFKNEVKMLVAIRHRNIVKLLGYCLHNRCMFLIYEYMERGSLFSVLSNDVEAVEFDWMKRMNVIKSIAHALCYMHHECVPAIVHRDITSNNILLNSELEGFVSDFGMAKFLDPDSSNQTLVAGTYGYLAPELAYTMVVTEKCDVYSFGVVALEILMGRHPGELMTLLSSSQSVMLNEILDQRLPPPNRLVAKDVFLVAAISFACLHTKPKSRPTMKWVSQEFLSHKKPVTNPLHSVSLWQLRNQENYIIGESETQ comes from the exons ATGGCTCCCTCTGTCTCCATTTCCATTCTGGTATTAGCATTATGGGTTCTTTGTATATTCACGCACTCCACAACTATGGTTGTTGCAGCTAAGTCATCAGCGCTAGAACTAGAAGCCAAGGCTCTGCTGGAGAGTGGGTGGTGGAGTAGTAAATACACCACCAACGGTTCCTCCTTAAGTCATTGCGAGTGGCCTGGAATCTATTGCAATGTTGACAGAAGCGTCGTATGGATTTACATGATCAACGTCTATCTGGGAGATAAGTTTCGAAAATTCAACTTCTCATCCTTCCCAAATTTAGAAGATCTTGATCTTTATAATACTGGACTCCAAGGAAGCATCCCGCCAGAGATTGGTACTATTTCTAAACTCAAAGACCTTTATCTACCTGCGAATAATCTCACAGGTAATTTGCCTCTTTGGCTTGCCAACCTCACTCAGTTAGAGACATTTGACATTTCTTCTAACCTAATTAGTGGGTCCATTCCTAAAGAATTAGGAAATTTAAAGAATCTTCGAGATTTAGATCTAAGTGCAAATGCTTTCAGTGGTGAGTTTCCTCTTTCGCTTGCCAACCTCACTCAGTTAGAGAGATTTAACATTTCTTCTAACCTAATTAGTGGGTCCATTCCTAAAGAATTTGGAAATTTAAAGAATCTTTCTACTTTAGATTTGAGTAATAACACACTCACCGGGCCAATCCCTTTCACAATTGGTCATTTTACTAACTTGAGAACTTTGTCCCTTGCTTGGAACCAAATTAGTGGCTCCATCCCTGCAGAAATAGCTAATTGCATTTCGTTGAACAACTTAACTCTAAGCCACAACTACTTAACAGGAACCATTTCCTTTGACATGAGTAAcctttatttgttagtatatttaGATCTCAGCTATAATAACCTTAGTGGTTTCATTCCCCGAACTATCAATCATTTAACTGTTTTGGAAACTCTGTCCCTCAATTGGAATCAAATCAATGGCTCCATCCCCACTGAAATAATTGATTGCCAGAGCTTGAGACACTTGTCATTAAGCCACAACTCCTTAAGTGGTTACATTCCCTCTCACATTAGTGATCTTCATTTCTTAAATGCTATTGACCTAAGTCATAACAACATCAGCGGAGATATTCCATTTGAACTTGGGGATTCACCATCTTTAGAGCTCTTGGATTTTAGCTACAATAATCTTACCGGTAACATTCCCAATATTTCTGtttcaataaaagaaataaactttTCATACAATTCGTTGCATGGTCAGATCCCAAATGGCTACTTAAATTGTTCACCTTACACATTTATTGGCAACAAAGATTTATGTGGTGACATCAAAGGTTTCCCTCCTTGCTTTCCATCTTCCCCAAACAATAACAAATCAATTGTCCACCTAATAAAAATTGTTGCTCCCCTCAGCTTTTTCCTTGTGGTTTTacttgttgggttttttttcctctctcgaCGTGGGGATAAGAAAACTAAATATGAGTCAAGTGAAACAAAGAATGGTGACTTATTTTCAATATGGAATTATGATGGAAAAATTGCATATGAAGACATCATCGAAGCAACAAAGGACTTTGACATTAGCTGCTGCATCGGGACAGGCGGTTATGGTAGTGTTTACAAAGCACAATTGCCTAGTGGTAAAGTAGTTGCCATAAAGAAACTTCATCGCTTGGAGGCTGAGAACCCAACATTTGACAAGAGTTTCAAAAATGAGGTCAAAATGTTAGTAGCAATCCGACATCGAAATATTGTTAAACTTCTTGGCTACTGTTTGCATAATCGATGCATGTTTTTAATCTATGAGTATATGGAAAGGGGAAGCTTGTTTTCTGTCCTAAGCAATGATGTTGAGGCTGTGGAATTTGATTGGATGAAGAGGATGAACGTCATCAAAAGTATAGCACATGCCTTATGTTACATGCATCATGAATGCGTTCCGGCAATTGTTCATCGAGATATAACCAGCAACAATATATTGTTGAACTCTGAATTGGAGGGTTTTGTCTCTGATTTTGGCATGGCTAAATTTCTTGATCCTGATTCCTCCAATCAAACTTTAGTTGCTGGGACTTATGGTTATCTTGCTCcag AATTGGCCTATACTATGGTGGTGACTGAAAAATGTGACGTTTATAGCTTTGGAGTGGTGGCATTAGAAATATTAATGGGAAGACATCCAGGCGAGCTCATGACATTGTTATCATCATCTCAAAGTGTGATGTTAAATGAAATATTAGACCAACGTCTCCCAC